GGCGCCCTGCTGTTCATCCTGCTGCTCACGATGGTGATCATGGCCCTGCTGCCCAAGGCCGTCGACCTGGCGGCCCCGGGGGCCTCGAAGGCGGCGGCCGAGGCCCGGCCGCTGCGGATCGTCACGCCCCCGGACCTCCCCGAGGCGATCGCCGGCCGGCCCTACGCCGTCGCGGCGGCCGCCGACGGCGGCCGGGGCCCGCTGCGCTGGTCGCTCGACGGCGCGTTGCCGCCCGGCCTGACGTTCGACGCGGCGACCGGCCTGCTGAAGGGGACGCCCGCGAAGGGGACGCCGCAGCCGCTCCACCTGGCCCTGCGCGTCACCGACGGCGAGGCGCTCGCGGCCGGGCCGCTGCGGCTGGTCGTCTACCAGAGCGACGTCCCCCTGAGCACGCCCGTGTGGTGGAAGCCCGGCATCCCCCCCGTCCCCTGGCGGGCCTGGCTCGACAATGGGGTCGGCTTCCTGATCCTCTGGCTCGTCCACCTCGTCGGCATGTCCGCCCTGGCCGGCTTCGAACGCCAGGCCGCGGCGATGGACCTGGCCATCGAGGGCGACGCGGGCGCGGTCGTCGCCGGCGCGGGCCCCGAGCTGGCCCCCCGACGGTTCGTCCTCTACCGCGCCATGGTCCGGCTGAGCACCCTCTCGGCCATGATCGGCCTGGCCGCCTGGCTCTGGTCGACCCGGCCTTGACTCCCGACGCCCGGGCGCGTACGGGAGCGGATGATTCCGAAAAGCTCCCTCAAGAACTGCGGCCACATCCACGCCGGAAGCCGCTATCATGAGGAAGTGGCTCCGGACCCGGGACGGCGATGGTCCGCCCCGGGTCGCCGGACGTAGCCTCGTTCGCATCCTTTGAAGGAGCATCCACATGACGCGACGTCGTCTCGCCGTGATCGCGGGGGGGATCGCTGTCGCACTCGCGTTCGCTTCCGTGTCCGTGCTGGCGCAGGACCAGGGGCAGGGCCAGGGCGGCCGCAGGAACCGAGGCGGGGGCGGCCCCGGCGGCTTCCGAGGTCAGGGTGGGCCCGGAGGTCCGGGCG
The DNA window shown above is from Paludisphaera mucosa and carries:
- a CDS encoding Ig domain-containing protein; the protein is MRRNRRGGGHQEFGGSGEDSFVAVVVTKLTGALLFILLLTMVIMALLPKAVDLAAPGASKAAAEARPLRIVTPPDLPEAIAGRPYAVAAAADGGRGPLRWSLDGALPPGLTFDAATGLLKGTPAKGTPQPLHLALRVTDGEALAAGPLRLVVYQSDVPLSTPVWWKPGIPPVPWRAWLDNGVGFLILWLVHLVGMSALAGFERQAAAMDLAIEGDAGAVVAGAGPELAPRRFVLYRAMVRLSTLSAMIGLAAWLWSTRP